From the genome of Papaver somniferum cultivar HN1 chromosome 2, ASM357369v1, whole genome shotgun sequence, one region includes:
- the LOC113348439 gene encoding C2 and GRAM domain-containing protein At1g03370-like isoform X2 gives MKLFVRVIEARNLRGIDFNGLSDAYVKLKVGKQKFKTKVVKKSVNPSWGEDFSFRVEDLKEKLRIYVLNEDKYFNDDFVGKVKIPIWKIFDAENKFLETTWYSLQPKNKKSKNKDYGEIRVAISLSLNNSSFEESPSGSPNDALNNDKYSDFTSDSSSVSLWSSVKSPSRTSSTKMEEETFGKEEKPNSQSIAGRFVQIFQRSETTSTPSRSLSESDLSDRPEPDVSENSSENPSGGSTFGELISMMESKDQGGDIPSNLPGGILLDQSYAVAPPDLNSLLFSPDSNFPKTMADLQGTTDLQYKPWKFDDSGEKLTRVFTYVNAATKLIKSVKATEEQTYLKVDGKVFVVLASVSIPDVMYGSTFRTEILYCITPGPELPSGEQSSRLVISWRLNFIQSTMMKGMIEGGARQGLKDSFKQYAETLSQSVNVVDLKDLGSSKEQCLASLQAEPQSIWRLARQYFLNLTVLSTVVMGGYVLLHIFVAMPNKIQGLEFDGLDLPDSIGEFIVCGILVLQLRRVFEITVRFMHAKKQNGSDHGVKAQGDGWLLTVALIEGSSLAAVDSSGFSDPFVVFIYNGKRRTSSKKFPKPNPQWNEIFEFDAMDEPPSMLEVEVYDFDGPFSEPTCLGNAEINFLKSNMSDLADIWIPLKGKLAQACQAKLHIKIFLNNTRGSNVVKEYLAKMEKEVGKKINLRSPQTNSAFQKIFGLPPEEFLINDFTCHLRRKMPLQGRLFLSARVIGFHTNMFGHVTKFFFLWEDVDDIQLLPPTLASMCSPSIIFILRKGKGMDAKHGAKTQDEDGRLKFHFQSFVSFNVAQRTIVALWRAKSLSPEQKVQIVEEESGVKSLRTQESGSFLGLEDASMSEIYSSVLPVLVSALSWCAMHI, from the exons ATGAAGCTATTTGTGCGTGTAATAGAAGCTCGGAATTTAAGAGGAATAGATTTTAACGGATTAAGTGATGCATATGTGAAATTAAAAGTTGGAAAACAGAAATTCAAGACTAAGGTTGTAAAGAAAAGCGTAAATCCTTCATGGGGTGAAGATTTTAGTTTTCGAGTGGAAGATTTAAAAGAAAAGCTTCGGATTTATGTTTTGAATGAAGATAAATACTTCAATGATGATTTCGTGGGGAAAGTTAAAATTCCAATTTGGAAGATTTTTGATGCAGAGAATAAGTTTCTTGAAACCACTTGGTATTCTCTTCAACCCAAGAACAAAAAATCTAAGAACAAAGATTATG GTGAAATCCGTGTGGCGATTTCATTATCCTTAAATAACTCTAGTTTTGAGGAATCACCGTCTGGTAGTCCTAACGATGCACTTAATAACGACAAATATTCGGACTTCACTAGTGATTCATCATCTGTTTCATTATGGTCATCTGTAAAAAGTCCTTCACGGACATCTTCTACTAAAATGGAAGAAGAAACTTTTGGTAAAGAAGAGAAGCCGAATTCGCAATCAATTGCAGGCCGTTTTGTTCAAATTTTCCAAAGAAGTGAAACTACATCAACTCCCAGTCGAAGTCTTTCTGAATCAGATTTATCTGATAGACCTGAACCTGATGTTAGTGAGAATAGTTCTGAAAACCCATCTGGTGGTAGCACCTTCGGCGAGCTAATTAGTATGATGGAGTCAAAAGATCAGGGAGGCGATATTCCAAGCAACTTACCAGGTGGAATCCTTTTAGACCAGTCTTATGCAGTTGCACCGCCTGACCTGAACTCTCTTCTTTTTTCACCGGATTCGAATTTTCCGAAAACTATGGCAGACCTACAGGGAACTACAGATCTGCAGTATAAACCATGGAAATTTGATGATAGTGGTGAGAAATTAACAAGAGTTTTTACTTATGTAAATGCTGCAACTAAATTAATCAAGTCTGTGAAAGCCACTGAGGAGCAAACATATTTGAAAGTGGATGGTAAGGTTTTTGTTGTTCTAGCAAGTGTGAGCATACCGGATGTTATGTACGGGAGTACTTTCAGGACAGAAATACTCTACTGCATAACACCAGGTCCTGAATTGCCATCAGGAGAGCAGTCATCGAGACTGGTAATATCATGGCGCCTTAATTTTATACAGAGCACCATGATGAAAGGCATGATTGAAGGTGGGGCTCGACAAGGACTTAAGGATAGCTTTAAGCAGTATGCAGAAACGTTGTCTCAAAGTGTTAATGTAGTTGATTTGAAAGATCTTGGGTCCAGCAAGGAGCAGTGCTTAGCTTCTTTGCAGGCGGAACCACAGTCAATTTGGAGGCTTGCTAGACAGTATTTTTTGAATCTTACAGTACTTTCTACGGTTGTTATGGGAGGATATGTTCTCCTGCACATATTTGTAGCCATGCCTAATAAAATCCAAGGGCTTGAGTTTGACGGACTAGACTTGCCAGATTCTATTGGTGAATTTATTGTTTGTGGAATTCTAGTTCTTCAACTCCGTCGAGTTTTCGAGATAACAGTGCGCTTCATGCATGCCAAGAAACAAAATG GTAGCGATCATGGAGTGAAAGCGCAAGGGGATGGTTGGTTGCTAACTGTTGCTTTGATTGAAGGAAGTTCCTTGGCAGCTGTTGATTCAAGCGGATTTTCAGATCCGTTCGTTGTCTTTATTTACAATGGTAAAAGAAGAACCAGTTCCAAAAAGTTTCCGAAACCCAACCCTCAGTGGAATG AAATATTTGAATTTGATGCGATGGATGAGCCTCCATCTATGCTGGAGGTTGAAGTATATGATTTTGATGGGCCTTTTAGTGAACCCACATGTCTGGGAAATGCTGAAATAAATTTCTTGAAGTCAAATATGTCTGACCTTGCGGATATTTGGATCCCTCTTAAAGGAAAATTAGCTCAGGCATGTCAGGCTAAGTTGCATATAAAAATATTCCTGAACAACACAAGAGGTTCCAATGTTGTCAAAGAGTACTTAGCAAAGATGGAGAAAGAGGTCGGAAAGAAG ATTAATCTTCGGTCGCCTCAAACGAATTCagccttccaaaaaatatttGGGCTTCCACCAGAGGAATTTCTCATCAATGATTTCACCTGTCACTTAAGGCGGAAGATGCCGCTTCAG GGTCGACTTTTTTTGTCTGCCAGAGTAATTGGGTTCCATACAAACATGTTTGGACATGTAAcaaaatttttctttctttgggaGGATGTGGACGATATTCAATTACTTCCTCCGACCCTGGCTTCAATGTGCAGTCCCTCCATTATTTTTATATTACGGAAAGGCAAAGGTATGGATGCAAAGCATGGTGCTAAAACACAGGATGAGGATGGAAGGCTGAAGTTCCATTTCCAGTCCTTTGTGTCTTTCAATGTAGCACAGAG GACAATAGTGGCACTATGGAGAGCAAAATCTTTAAGTCCTGAACAAAAGGTGCAAATAGTTGAAGAAGAATCTGGAGTTAAAAGTCTGCGAACGCAAGAGAGTGGATCTTTCTTGGGGCTCGAGGATGCAAGCATGTCAGAGATCTATTCCTCTGTTCTTCCTGTTCTTGTGAGTGCTCTTTCCTGGTGTGCGATGCATATCTAA
- the LOC113348439 gene encoding C2 and GRAM domain-containing protein At1g03370-like isoform X1: MKLFVRVIEARNLRGIDFNGLSDAYVKLKVGKQKFKTKVVKKSVNPSWGEDFSFRVEDLKEKLRIYVLNEDKYFNDDFVGKVKIPIWKIFDAENKFLETTWYSLQPKNKKSKNKDYGEIRVAISLSLNNSSFEESPSGSPNDALNNDKYSDFTSDSSSVSLWSSVKSPSRTSSTKMEEETFGKEEKPNSQSIAGRFVQIFQRSETTSTPSRSLSESDLSDRPEPDVSENSSENPSGGSTFGELISMMESKDQGGDIPSNLPGGILLDQSYAVAPPDLNSLLFSPDSNFPKTMADLQGTTDLQYKPWKFDDSGEKLTRVFTYVNAATKLIKSVKATEEQTYLKVDGKVFVVLASVSIPDVMYGSTFRTEILYCITPGPELPSGEQSSRLVISWRLNFIQSTMMKGMIEGGARQGLKDSFKQYAETLSQSVNVVDLKDLGSSKEQCLASLQAEPQSIWRLARQYFLNLTVLSTVVMGGYVLLHIFVAMPNKIQGLEFDGLDLPDSIGEFIVCGILVLQLRRVFEITVRFMHAKKQNGSDHGVKAQGDGWLLTVALIEGSSLAAVDSSGFSDPFVVFIYNGKRRTSSKKFPKPNPQWNEIFEFDAMDEPPSMLEVEVYDFDGPFSEPTCLGNAEINFLKSNMSDLADIWIPLKGKLAQACQAKLHIKIFLNNTRGSNVVKEYLAKMEKEVGKKINLRSPQTNSAFQKIFGLPPEEFLINDFTCHLRRKMPLQGRLFLSARVIGFHTNMFGHVTKFFFLWEDVDDIQLLPPTLASMCSPSIIFILRKGKGMDAKHGAKTQDEDGRLKFHFQSFVSFNVAQRTIVALWRAKSLSPEQKVQIVEEESGVKSLRTQESGSFLGLEDASMSEIYSSVLPVLSDFFMEVFDGGNLDRRVMEKVGCLDYTHSSWDLVKSEPEMYQRRICYKFDKKFACYGGEVTSTQQKSIFSDRKAWIIEEVMTLNGVPLGDYFTVHLRYQIEDLPSKSKSCNVQIHFGIAWLKGTRHQKRITKTIQSSLTDHLKAKFNQVEKEYVAGSAGS, encoded by the exons ATGAAGCTATTTGTGCGTGTAATAGAAGCTCGGAATTTAAGAGGAATAGATTTTAACGGATTAAGTGATGCATATGTGAAATTAAAAGTTGGAAAACAGAAATTCAAGACTAAGGTTGTAAAGAAAAGCGTAAATCCTTCATGGGGTGAAGATTTTAGTTTTCGAGTGGAAGATTTAAAAGAAAAGCTTCGGATTTATGTTTTGAATGAAGATAAATACTTCAATGATGATTTCGTGGGGAAAGTTAAAATTCCAATTTGGAAGATTTTTGATGCAGAGAATAAGTTTCTTGAAACCACTTGGTATTCTCTTCAACCCAAGAACAAAAAATCTAAGAACAAAGATTATG GTGAAATCCGTGTGGCGATTTCATTATCCTTAAATAACTCTAGTTTTGAGGAATCACCGTCTGGTAGTCCTAACGATGCACTTAATAACGACAAATATTCGGACTTCACTAGTGATTCATCATCTGTTTCATTATGGTCATCTGTAAAAAGTCCTTCACGGACATCTTCTACTAAAATGGAAGAAGAAACTTTTGGTAAAGAAGAGAAGCCGAATTCGCAATCAATTGCAGGCCGTTTTGTTCAAATTTTCCAAAGAAGTGAAACTACATCAACTCCCAGTCGAAGTCTTTCTGAATCAGATTTATCTGATAGACCTGAACCTGATGTTAGTGAGAATAGTTCTGAAAACCCATCTGGTGGTAGCACCTTCGGCGAGCTAATTAGTATGATGGAGTCAAAAGATCAGGGAGGCGATATTCCAAGCAACTTACCAGGTGGAATCCTTTTAGACCAGTCTTATGCAGTTGCACCGCCTGACCTGAACTCTCTTCTTTTTTCACCGGATTCGAATTTTCCGAAAACTATGGCAGACCTACAGGGAACTACAGATCTGCAGTATAAACCATGGAAATTTGATGATAGTGGTGAGAAATTAACAAGAGTTTTTACTTATGTAAATGCTGCAACTAAATTAATCAAGTCTGTGAAAGCCACTGAGGAGCAAACATATTTGAAAGTGGATGGTAAGGTTTTTGTTGTTCTAGCAAGTGTGAGCATACCGGATGTTATGTACGGGAGTACTTTCAGGACAGAAATACTCTACTGCATAACACCAGGTCCTGAATTGCCATCAGGAGAGCAGTCATCGAGACTGGTAATATCATGGCGCCTTAATTTTATACAGAGCACCATGATGAAAGGCATGATTGAAGGTGGGGCTCGACAAGGACTTAAGGATAGCTTTAAGCAGTATGCAGAAACGTTGTCTCAAAGTGTTAATGTAGTTGATTTGAAAGATCTTGGGTCCAGCAAGGAGCAGTGCTTAGCTTCTTTGCAGGCGGAACCACAGTCAATTTGGAGGCTTGCTAGACAGTATTTTTTGAATCTTACAGTACTTTCTACGGTTGTTATGGGAGGATATGTTCTCCTGCACATATTTGTAGCCATGCCTAATAAAATCCAAGGGCTTGAGTTTGACGGACTAGACTTGCCAGATTCTATTGGTGAATTTATTGTTTGTGGAATTCTAGTTCTTCAACTCCGTCGAGTTTTCGAGATAACAGTGCGCTTCATGCATGCCAAGAAACAAAATG GTAGCGATCATGGAGTGAAAGCGCAAGGGGATGGTTGGTTGCTAACTGTTGCTTTGATTGAAGGAAGTTCCTTGGCAGCTGTTGATTCAAGCGGATTTTCAGATCCGTTCGTTGTCTTTATTTACAATGGTAAAAGAAGAACCAGTTCCAAAAAGTTTCCGAAACCCAACCCTCAGTGGAATG AAATATTTGAATTTGATGCGATGGATGAGCCTCCATCTATGCTGGAGGTTGAAGTATATGATTTTGATGGGCCTTTTAGTGAACCCACATGTCTGGGAAATGCTGAAATAAATTTCTTGAAGTCAAATATGTCTGACCTTGCGGATATTTGGATCCCTCTTAAAGGAAAATTAGCTCAGGCATGTCAGGCTAAGTTGCATATAAAAATATTCCTGAACAACACAAGAGGTTCCAATGTTGTCAAAGAGTACTTAGCAAAGATGGAGAAAGAGGTCGGAAAGAAG ATTAATCTTCGGTCGCCTCAAACGAATTCagccttccaaaaaatatttGGGCTTCCACCAGAGGAATTTCTCATCAATGATTTCACCTGTCACTTAAGGCGGAAGATGCCGCTTCAG GGTCGACTTTTTTTGTCTGCCAGAGTAATTGGGTTCCATACAAACATGTTTGGACATGTAAcaaaatttttctttctttgggaGGATGTGGACGATATTCAATTACTTCCTCCGACCCTGGCTTCAATGTGCAGTCCCTCCATTATTTTTATATTACGGAAAGGCAAAGGTATGGATGCAAAGCATGGTGCTAAAACACAGGATGAGGATGGAAGGCTGAAGTTCCATTTCCAGTCCTTTGTGTCTTTCAATGTAGCACAGAG GACAATAGTGGCACTATGGAGAGCAAAATCTTTAAGTCCTGAACAAAAGGTGCAAATAGTTGAAGAAGAATCTGGAGTTAAAAGTCTGCGAACGCAAGAGAGTGGATCTTTCTTGGGGCTCGAGGATGCAAGCATGTCAGAGATCTATTCCTCTGTTCTTCCTGTTCTT AGTGATTTCTTTATGGAAGTGTTTGATGGAGGTAACCTAGATCGTAGGGTAATGGAGAAAGTTGGATGTCTTGACTACACACATTCATCATGGGATTTGGTGAAGTCTGAACCTGAAATGTACCAAAGGCGAATTTGCTACAAATTCGACAAAAAGTTTGCTTGTTATGGAGGAGAAGTGACAAGTACACAACAGAAATCTATCTTCTCTGATAGAAAAGCATGGATTATTGAAGAGGTCATGACCCTGAACGGTGTCCCGCTTGGCGACTACTTTACT GTTCACTTAAGATATCAAATAGAGGATCTCCCCTCAAAATCTAAGTCATGTAATGTACAAATACACTTTGGAATTGCATGGCTGAAAGGAACAAGACATCAGAAAAGGATCACAAAGACAATTCAGTCCAGTCTTACTGATCACTTGAAAGCAAAGTTCAATCAAGTTGAGAAGGAATATGTGGCAGGGTCCGCAGGGAGCTAA